In a genomic window of Quercus lobata isolate SW786 chromosome 4, ValleyOak3.0 Primary Assembly, whole genome shotgun sequence:
- the LOC115987616 gene encoding nudix hydrolase 7-like isoform X2, whose product MQRSRASAFNLVYPYLLLLANKTLQTSSFAAAPPVSKTSCLGDRFSFLVRNRTISTSSISIEKQVLCQQRVQQVELLSSVNDLYGGVVVNIDKPMDSEAFSPLLRASMSHWRQQRNRAVWIKLPIEHVNLVEAAVKEGFRYHHAEPDYLMLVCWLPKTANTIPANASHRVGVGAFVMNSKREVLVVQENSGYFKGTGVWKLPTGVVDEGEDICTAAVREVKEETGIDTEFVEVLAFSGCQLRTMRPNLLTKNKSSSIMLPKYAYQSQKRTMLVSLHWLQLQTLAKQATSTSIVKI is encoded by the exons atgCAGAGGTCAAGAGCCTCGGCCTTCAATTTGGTGTATCCATATCTTTTACTTTTAGCTAACAAAACCCTTCAAACGTCTTCATTTGCAGCAGCCCCTCCAGTTTCAAAGACGTCTTGTCTTG GAGATAGATTTTCATTCCTGGTCAGAAACAGGACGATTTCAACAAGTTCCATATCAATAGAGAAACAAGTCCTATGTCAACAAAGAGTTCAACAAGTCGAGCTACTAAGTTCTGTAAATGATTTATATGGAGGAGTTGTAGTGAACATTGATAAGCCAATGGATTCTGAGGCCTTTTCTCCTTTGCTTAGAGCTTCAATGTCACACTGGAGGCAACag CGGAACAGAGCTGTATGGATCAAATTGCCCATCGAACATGTAAATCTTGTTGAAGCTGCAGTTAAG GAAGGATTTCGGTATCACCATGCCGAACCAGATTATTTAATGCTTGTATGTTGGCTTCCTAAAACTGCGAATACTATTCCTGCAAATGCTTCACATCGAGTGGGTGTTGGTGCTTTTGTTATGAATAGTAAGAGAGAG GTGCTTGTAGTTCAGGAGAATAGTGGATATTTCAAAGGAACAGGCGTGTGGAAGCTTCCTACTGGGGTTGTTGATGAA GGTGAGGATATTTGTACAGCTGCAGTTAGGGAAGTCAAAGAAGAGACAGGA attgaCACGGAGTTTGTAGAAGTTTTAGCATTCAG TGGATGCCAATTGAGGACTATGCGGCCCAaccttttaaccaaaaacaaGAGCTCTTCAATTATGTTGCCAAAATATGCTTATCAAAGTCAGAAAAGAACTATGCTGGTTTCTCTCCATTGGCTACAGCTACAGACTCTGGCGAAACAAGCTACCTCTACTTCAATAGTCAAGATATGA
- the LOC115987616 gene encoding nudix hydrolase 2-like isoform X1, which yields MQRSRASAFNLVYPYLLLLANKTLQTSSFAAAPPVSKTSCLGDRFSFLVRNRTISTSSISIEKQVLCQQRVQQVELLSSVNDLYGGVVVNIDKPMDSEAFSPLLRASMSHWRQQRNRAVWIKLPIEHVNLVEAAVKEGFRYHHAEPDYLMLVCWLPKTANTIPANASHRVGVGAFVMNSKREVLVVQENSGYFKGTGVWKLPTGVVDEGEDICTAAVREVKEETGIDTEFVEVLAFRQSHKSFFGKSDLLFICMLKPCTFHIEKQNLEIEAAQWMPIEDYAAQPFNQKQELFNYVAKICLSKSEKNYAGFSPLATATDSGETSYLYFNSQDMKHLVTS from the exons atgCAGAGGTCAAGAGCCTCGGCCTTCAATTTGGTGTATCCATATCTTTTACTTTTAGCTAACAAAACCCTTCAAACGTCTTCATTTGCAGCAGCCCCTCCAGTTTCAAAGACGTCTTGTCTTG GAGATAGATTTTCATTCCTGGTCAGAAACAGGACGATTTCAACAAGTTCCATATCAATAGAGAAACAAGTCCTATGTCAACAAAGAGTTCAACAAGTCGAGCTACTAAGTTCTGTAAATGATTTATATGGAGGAGTTGTAGTGAACATTGATAAGCCAATGGATTCTGAGGCCTTTTCTCCTTTGCTTAGAGCTTCAATGTCACACTGGAGGCAACag CGGAACAGAGCTGTATGGATCAAATTGCCCATCGAACATGTAAATCTTGTTGAAGCTGCAGTTAAG GAAGGATTTCGGTATCACCATGCCGAACCAGATTATTTAATGCTTGTATGTTGGCTTCCTAAAACTGCGAATACTATTCCTGCAAATGCTTCACATCGAGTGGGTGTTGGTGCTTTTGTTATGAATAGTAAGAGAGAG GTGCTTGTAGTTCAGGAGAATAGTGGATATTTCAAAGGAACAGGCGTGTGGAAGCTTCCTACTGGGGTTGTTGATGAA GGTGAGGATATTTGTACAGCTGCAGTTAGGGAAGTCAAAGAAGAGACAGGA attgaCACGGAGTTTGTAGAAGTTTTAGCATTCAG GCAAAGCCACAAGTCATTCTTTGGCAAATCAGATTTGCTCTTTATTTGCATGTTAAAACCGTGTACCTTCCACATTGAGAAGCAAAATTTAGAGATTGAAGCAGCACAG TGGATGCCAATTGAGGACTATGCGGCCCAaccttttaaccaaaaacaaGAGCTCTTCAATTATGTTGCCAAAATATGCTTATCAAAGTCAGAAAAGAACTATGCTGGTTTCTCTCCATTGGCTACAGCTACAGACTCTGGCGAAACAAGCTACCTCTACTTCAATAGTCAAGATATGAAACACCTTGTCACTTCATAA
- the LOC115985680 gene encoding nudix hydrolase 7-like — MFAISCLLLDELFSTTRCMIPFFFVICSGDRFSFLVRNRTISTSSISIEKQVMSQQRVQQVELLGSVNDLYGGVVVNIEKPMDSEVFSPLLRASMSHWRQQRNRAVWIKLPIEHVNLVEAAVKEGFRYHHAEPDYLMLVCWLPKTADTIPANASHRVGVGAFVMNSKREVLVVQENSGYFKGTGVWKLPTGVVDEGEDICTAAVREVKEETGIDTEFVEVLAFRQSHKSFFGKSDLLFICMLKPRTFHIEKENLEIEAAQWMPIEDYAAQPFNQKQELFNYVAKICLSKSEKNYAGFSPLATTTGSGETSYLYFNSQDMKNLVTS, encoded by the exons ATGTTTGCGATAAGTTGTTTACTGCTGGATGAACTCTTCAGCACAACTAGGTGCAtgattcctttcttttttgttatttgttcaGGAGATAGATTTTCATTCCTGGTCAGAAACAGGACGATTTCAACAAGTTCCATATCAATAGAGAAACAAGTCATGTCTCAACAAAGAGTTCAACAAGTCGAGCTACTAGGTTCTGTAAATGATTTATATGGAGGAGTTGTAGTGAACATTGAGAAACCTATGGATTCTGAGGTCTTTTCTCCTTTGCTTAGAGCTTCAATGTCACACTGGAGGCAACag CGGAACAGAGCTGTATGGATCAAATTGCCCATCGAACATGTAAATCTTGTTGAAGCTGCAGTTAAG GAAGGATTTCGGTATCACCATGCCGAACCAGATTATTTAATGCTCGTATGTTGGCTTCCTAAAACTGCGGATACTATTCCTGCAAATGCTTCACACCGAGTGGGTGTTGGTGCTTTTGTTATGAATAGTAAGAGAGAG GTGCTTGTAGTTCAGGAGAATAGTGGATATTTCAAAGGAACAGGCGTGTGGAAGCTTCCTACTGGGGTTGTTGATGAA GGTGAGGATATTTGCACAGCTGCAGTTAGGGAAGTCAAAGAAGAGACAGGG attgacACGGAGTTTGTAGAAGTTTTAGCATTCAG GCAAAGCCACAAGTCATTCTTTGGCAAATCAGATTTGCTCTTTATTTGCATGTTAAAACCGCGTACCTTCCACATTGAGAAGGAAAATTTAGAGATTGAAGCAGCGCAG TGGATGCCAATTGAGGACTATGCGGCCCAaccttttaaccaaaaacaaGAGCTCTTCAATTATGTTGCCAAAATATGCTTATCAAAGTCAGAAAAGAACTATGCTGGTTTTTCTCCATTGGCGACAACTACAGGCTCTGGCGAAACAAGCTACCTCTACTTCAATAGTCAAGATATGAAAAACCTTGTCACTTCATAA